Proteins encoded together in one Telopea speciosissima isolate NSW1024214 ecotype Mountain lineage chromosome 6, Tspe_v1, whole genome shotgun sequence window:
- the LOC122664698 gene encoding AUGMIN subunit 5-like has product MQSSGSSSAQPEAILEWLQEEMGYRPQGPYYSSNKAMLPSIDSIRKIYRGNMVPVWNFLLQRVKSEKTVEKIRRNILVHGSSDGGLMDSAKPNEERRSKGRKKEKEKVKLGFDRGMGSDGSSESREIALRDRESAEKEVERLRHIVRRQRKDLRARMLEVSREEAERKRMLDERSNCRHKQVMLEAYDQQCDEATRIVAEYQKRLQLYVNQARDAQRSSVNSAADAAGDFHVKGDKEAVYSTVKGTNSLDDVILIETTRERDVRKVCELLAAHMIDKIRSSFPAYDGSGIHLNPHLEAAKLSIDFDGEIPDDVKAVVLNCLKNPPQLLQATTTYTLRLKTLISRETEKIDIKADAELLRYKFENNRLTDAASPDANSPLQFRLYEHGKMGDDIPTKGTHRQLLERQKAHVQQFVATEDAFNKAAEARKLCQKLIKRLHGNSDAALTHGFAARGTSQSVASPRQFELEVWAKEREAAGLRASLNTLTSEVQRLNKLCAEWKEAEDSLRKKWKKIEEFDARRSELESIYTVLLRANKDVAAFWNQQPLAAREYASSTIIPACSVVAEMANSAKDLIEKEVSAFYQSPDNSLYMLPSTPQALLESVGASGSTAPEAVATAEKNAALLTARAGAGDPSAIPSICRIAASLQHHAGLEGSDAGLASVLESLEFCLKLRGSEASVLEELSKAITLVHIRRDLVDSGHTLLNHAYRAQQDYERTTSYCLSLAAEQEKTIMEKWLPELKTAVVNAQKCLEDCKRVRGLVDEWWEQPAATVVDWVTVDGQNVAAWLNRVKQLQMAFYDKELL; this is encoded by the exons ATGCAGAGCTCAGGGAGTTCATCTGCGCAACCTGAGGCCATCTTGGAATGGCTTCAGGAGGAAATGGGGTACCGCCCACAAGGTCCATACTACTCGTCCAACAAGGCAATGTTGCCCTCCATCGATTCTATCCGAAAGATTTACCGTGGCAATATGGTCCCTGTGTGGAATTTCTTGTTGCAGAGAGTTAAATCGGAGAAGACAGTTGAGAAGATTCGCCGTAATATACTTGTACATGGCAGCAGCGATGGTGGTTTGATGGATTCGGCGAAACCGAATGAGGAAAGGAGGAGTaaggggaggaagaaggagaaggagaaggtgaaGTTAGGGTTCGATAGAGGAATGGGTTCGGATGGTTCTTCGGAGAGCAGGGAGATTGCTTTGAGAGACAGGGAATCGGCGGAGAAAGAGGTTGAGAGATTGAGGCATATTGTTCGGAGGCAACGCAAGGACTTGAGGGCACGAATGCTGGAGGTCTCTAGGGAGGAAGCTGAGCGTAAACGGATGCTTGACGAGAGGTCCAATTGCAG GCACAAACAAGTAATGTTGGAGGCTTATGATCAACAGTGTGATGAAGCTACTAGAATAGTTGCAGAGTATCAGAAACGTCTTCAACTCTATGTAAATCAAGCTAGAGATGCTCAGAGGTCCAGTGTTAACTCTGCTGCTGATGCAGCTGGCGATTTCCATGTGAAAGGTGATAAAGAGGCTGTGTACTCCACTGTTAAGGGAACTAATTCTTTGGACGATGTTATTCTCATTGAAACTACTCGGGAAAGGGATGTCCGGAAGGTGTGTGAATTACTTGCTGCTCATATGATTGACAAAATACGTAGTTCTTTCCCAGCTTATGATGGGAGCGGCATTCATTTGAATCCTCATTTAGAAGCTGCCAAGTTAAGCATTGATTTTGATGGGGAAATCCCTGATGATGTTAAGGCTGTTGTTTTAAATTGCCTCAAGAATCCTCCTCAACTGCTTCAGGCAACTACCACATACACATTACGGCTGAAAACACTGATTAGtagagaaacagagaagatTGACATCAAAGCCGATGCCGAACTCTTAAG ATATAAGTTTGAGAACAATAGATTGACAGATGCTGCTTCTCCTGATGCCAACTCACCTCTACAATTCCGATTGTATGAACATGGGAAGATGGGAGATGACATCCCTACAAAAGGGACTCATAGACAGCTTCTTGAAAGACAG AAAGCACATGTCCAACAGTTTGTGGCTACTGAAGATGCATTCAATAAAGCTGCAGAGGCTCGGAAGTTATGTCAGAAGCTCATAAAACGTCTGCATGGAAACAGTGATGCAGCTTTAACACATGGATTTGCAGCTCGAGGCACATCACAAAGTGTGGCGAGTCCCAGGCAGTTTGAG TTGGAGGTTTGGGCCAAGGAGAGGGAGGCAGCTGGATTGCGGGCTAGCTTAAATACATTGACATCTGAAGTACAACGCTTAAATAAATTGTGTGCAGAATGGAAAGAGGCTGAAGATTCATTAAGGAAGAAgtggaaaaaaattgaagagtTTGATGCACGAAGATCAGAGCTAGAATCCATCTATACTGTTCTACTGAGGGCTAACAAG GATGTTGCTGCCTTCTGGAATCAGCAGCCACTAGCTGCAAGGGAGTATGCATCAAGCACCATTATTCCAGCTTGCTCAGTCGTTGCGGAGATGGCAAACAGTGCCAAGGATCTTATTGAAAAGGAAGTATCTGCCTTCTATCAAAGTCCTGACAATAGCCTTTATATGCTGCCATCAACTCCACAG GCCCTCTTGGAGTCTGTGGGTGCTAGTGGATCTACAGCACCTGAAGCAGTTGCTACTGCAGAAAAAAACGCTGCTTTATTGACTGCTAGAGCTGGAGCTGGTGATCCATCAGCAATTCCATCTATATGCCGCATCGCTGCTTCCCTTCAACATCATGCTG GTTTGGAAGGTTCTGACGCCGGATTAGCTTCAGTTTTGGAGTCCCTGGAATTTTGTTTGAAGCTCCGGGGTTCTGAAGCCAGTGTGCTGGAGGAATTATCCAAGGCAATTACTTTGGTTCATATACGCAGGGATCTTGTTGACAGTGGTCATACATTGTTAAACCATGCATATCGGGCGCAACAAGATTATGAAAG GACAACAAGTTATTGTTTGAGTTTGGCTGCTGAGCAAGAGAAGACCATCATGGAGAAATGGTTGCCTGAACTTAAGACAGCTGTTGTGAATGCTCAGAAATGCCTAGAAGATTGCAAACGTGTGAGGGGTTTG GTAGATGAATGGTGGGAGCAACCAGCCGCTACCGTTGTTGACTGGGTAACAGTTGATGGGCAAAATGTGGCTGCTTGGCTCAATCGGGTTAAGCAACTTCAAATGGCATTTTATGATAAGGAGCTTCTATAA